The proteins below are encoded in one region of Silene latifolia isolate original U9 population chromosome 2, ASM4854445v1, whole genome shotgun sequence:
- the LOC141641265 gene encoding uncharacterized protein LOC141641265 has product MEVFMDVFSVYGTNFDICLRNWSKVLQRCEESNLVLNWEKCHFMITERVVLGHLVSERGIQVDKATVEVVERLPYLVNVKSVRSFFGHEGFYRRFIKDFSKIAQPLTHLLHKDVPFVFINELTMQLEPFLSQRKGKVLHVIDYMSKTLDDAQINYATTEKELLEVVYALEFDLEIRDKSDTENVIADHLSRLRFDGGESMPIDDSFPDDNLLAITADTPNQYILVTVDYVSKWVEVIATPTYDAKAVVKIFQKIIFPRFKVPRVVISDGGKHFNERHLNSLLNKYGVIHRRGLRYHPQTSGQVEVFNRELKSILEKVVSKNRKDWSRKLDDTLWAYHTAFKTLIGVSS; this is encoded by the exons atggaagtctttatggatgttTTCAGTGTTTATGGTACGAACTTTGATATTTGCTTGAGAAATTGGTCTAAAGTTTTACAGCGTTGTGAAGAAAGCAATCTTGTGctaaactgggagaagtgccactttatgatCACTGAAAGGGTGGTACTTGGTCATTTGGTGTCAGAAAGAGGCatccaagtggataaagctaCGGTTGAGGTGGTTGAGCGACTACCATACCTGGTTAATGTTAAGAGTGTGCGAAGTTTTTTTGGTCATGAAGGATTCTACCGCCgctttattaaagatttttcaaaaattgctcaaCCCCTAACCCATCTTCTTCATAAAGATGTCCCTTTTGTTTTTATTAATGAGT tgactatgcaatTGGAGCCCTTTTTAAGTCAAAGAAAAGGCAAGGTGTTGCATGTTATCGACTATATGAGTAAGACTCTAGATGATGCGCAGATCAATtatgctactacggagaaggagcttcttgaaGTTGTCTATGCTTTAG AGTTTGACTTGGAAATTCGCGATAAGTCAGACACAGAGAATGTGATTGCAGATCATTTGTCTCGTTTGAGATTTGATGGAGGAGAGTCTatgcctattgatgattcttttccagatGACAATCTACTTGCTATTACTGCAGACACTCC gaaccaatacatattagtaACTGTTGACTACGTCTCTAAATGGGTGGAAGTCATTGCCACTCCTACATATGATGCTAAAGCAGTTGTCAAGATATTTCAGAAGATCATCTTTCCGCGGTTCAAAGTCCCTCGTGtagtcattagtgatgggggcaAGCACTTTAATGAGCGACATCTTAATTCTTTATTGAACAAATATGGCGTTATACACCGTAGAGGATTGCGCTATCATCCACAGACTAGTGGGCAAGTAGAGGTTTTTAATAGAGAGTTGAAGTCAATCTTGGAGAAGGTAGTGAGcaagaacagaaaggattggagtcgaaAGCTTGATGATACCTTATGGGCTTACCATACTGCATTCAAAACTCTGATTGGTGTATCATCGTAA